The following proteins are encoded in a genomic region of Anas acuta chromosome 28, bAnaAcu1.1, whole genome shotgun sequence:
- the SEMA6C gene encoding semaphorin-6C isoform X1 has protein sequence MLGVLLAFVLVVVPGAPRGVAQSFPRDLVPRSTVGLAATATYPRFGGLRGDNVTAQLGLDFQRMLRLNSTLFVAARDHIYAFDLGQDKRVLYPERHLTWETRDRESCAMRGKLQDGCHNYIRVLVPRDARTLFACGTNAFNPVCRSYEARSLLQEGEELSGQARCPFDARQSNVALFADGSLYSATVADFQASDAVIYRSLGTRSPPLRTLKYSSRWLQEPHFVQALPYGPYIYFFFREIAVELGALGKVAVARVARVCRNDRGGSPRVLERRWTSFLKARLQCAVPGDAVFYFDVLEAVTLPHALHGRPAVLALFGTQPNSIPGSAVCAFYLADVERAFEGHFAEPRGAGGAWPPVPEERVPRPRPGCCAGMGSATAIVTSGDFPDETLAFAKEHPLLHGAVAPAGGRPLFTRTGTRLTQLAVDVGAGPRGNHTVLFLGAEDGRVLKVLAAPRSPGDIQNSGDPAAPGDTGEPGAEVLLLEEISLYEPRWCRGPRGASRVLGLELHTPGQELFVAFAGCLVRLPLSRCARHGACRRSCLAARDPYCVWLPPGGCVPFSEDLPAGFEQDIEGSTGLTGTCHDAPATGDSDGDRDLAHGVRQAVPGAVAAVPVPVLVGCVLGAFVLGALAAGLLAACTRRPAAPKGAPVPPAAPCPPPQPPAPRLYPPLPPHGGDRDWDLPELPTPEATPEPPARTPRERAAEPRRGLGTPGCPEPPGPGPPPKASLEERLQRLQGPGGAGWPLSPGPATTGSFANRVQPGVPLPSVPLPPRDGAPRRLDVPPDSPPPPRRPLAQRHSLAGVGGTAARPPGMARGLARMHSLGAPGGPPWGPRPVPLQRSLSMKPPVLPKPLLVPAAPGQP, from the exons ATGctcggggtgctgctggccttcgTCCTCGTCGTGGTCCCCGGGGCCCCCAGGGGAGTGGCGCAGTCCTTCCCGCGGGACCTGGTGCCGCGCAGCACCGTGGGGCTGGCAG CCACCGCCACCTACCCCCGCTTCGGGGGTCTCCGGGGGGACAACGTCACCGCCCAGCTTGGCCTCGACTTCCAGCGCATGCTGCGCCTCAACAGCACCCTCTTCGTCGCCGCACG GGACCACATCTACGCCTTCGacctggggcaggacaagcgGGTGCTGTACCCTGAGCGG CATCTCACCTGGGAGACGCGGGACAGGGAGAGCTGCGCCATGCGGGGCAAGCTGCAG GACGGGTGCCACAACTACATCCGCGTGCTGGTCCCGCGCGACGCCCGCACCCTCTTCGCCTGCGGGACCAACGCCTTCAACCCCGTCTGCCGCAGCTACGAG GCGcgcagcctgctgcaggagggcgAGGAGCTGAGCGGCCAGGCCCGGTGCCCCTTCGACGCCCGGCAGAGCAACGTCGCCCTCTTTGCTG aCGGCAGCCTCTACTCGGCCACCGTGGCTGACTTCCAGGCGAGCGACGCGGTCATCTACCGGAGCCTGggcacccgcagccccccgctgcGCACCCTCAAGTACAGCTCCCGCTGGCTGCAGG AGCCCCACTTCGTCCAGGCGCTGCCCTACGGCCCCTACATCTACTTCTTCTTCCGGGAGATCGCGGTGGAGCTCGGCGCGCTGGGCAAG GTGGCGGTGGCGCGGGTGGCCCGGGTGTGCCGCAACGACCGTGGGGGCTCCCCACGGGTGCTCGAGCGCCGCTGGACGTCCTTCCTGAAGGCACGGCTGCAGTGCGCCGTCCCCGGGGACGCCGTCTTCTACTTCGACGTCCTGGAGGCCGTGACGCTGCCCCACGCCCTGCACGGGCGCCCTGCTGTCCTAGCCCTCTTCGGCACCCAGCCCAACAG CATCCCCGGCTCGGCCGTCTGCGCCTTCTACCTGGCGGATGTGGAGCGGGCGTTCGAGGGACACTTCGCTGAGCCccgaggtgctgggggtgcctgGCCCCCCGTGCCCGAGGAGCGGGTGCCACGGCCCAG GCCTGGCTGCTGTGCCGGGATGGGCTCAGCCACTGCCATCGTCACCTCCGGGGACTTCCCCGATGAGACGCTGGCCTTCGCCAAGGAGCACCCGCTGCTGCACGGCGCCGTGGCCCCCGCCGGCGGGCGGCCCCTCTTCACCCGCACCGGCACCAG GCTGACCCAGCTGGCGGTGGATGTGGGCGCGGGGCCACGGGGGAACCACACCGTGCTCTTCCTGGGTGCCGAGGACGGGCGGGTGCTGAAGGTCCTGGCAGCCCCGCGTAGTCCCGGGGACATCCAGAACTCTGGGGACCCTGCAGCACCTGGTGACACCGGGGAGCCCGgtgcagaggtgctgctgctggaggagatcAGCCTCTACGAGCCCAGGTG GTGCCGGGGGCCACGTGGTGCCAGccgggtgctggggctggagctgcacaCGCCAGGCCAGGAGCTGTTCGTCGCCTTCGCCGGCTGCCTCGTGCGCCTGCCCCTGAGCCGCTGCGCCCGGCACGGGGCCTGCCGCCG gagctgcctggctgCCCGGGACCCCTACTGCGTCTGGCTGCCCCCTGGGGGCTGCGTCCCCTTCTCCGAGGACCTCCC GGCTGGCTTTGAGCAGGACATCGAGGGATCCACCGGGCTCACAGGGACCTGCCACG ATGCACCAGCTACAGGGGACAGTGACGGGGACAGGGACTTGGCCCACG gggtGCGCCAGGCGGTGCCGGGGGCTGTGgcggcggtgccggtgccggtgctggTGGGCTGCGTGCTGGGAGCCTTCGTGCTGGGcgccctggctgcagggctgctggcgGCCTGCACCCGCCGCCctgcagcacccaagggtgccccggtgccccccgccgccccgtgccccccgcccCAGCCGCCTGCCCCCCGCCTCTACCCACCGCTGCCGCCCCACGGAGGGGACCGTGACTGGGACCTCCCTGAGCTGCCCACCCCTGAGGCCACCCCGGAGCCCCCTGCCAGGACACCCCGGGAGCGGGCAGCAGAGCCCCGACGCGGCCtcggcaccccggggtgcccagAGCCCCCCGGGCCGGGACCCCCGCCCAAGGCCTCCCTGGAGGAAcggctgcagaggctgcaggggcCAGGGGGGGCAGGATGGCCGCTGTCCCCTGGCCCCGCAACCACCGGCTCCTTTGCCAACCGGGTGCAGCCCGGTGTCCCACTGCCCAgcgtccccctgcccccccggGACGGGGCACCCCGGCGCCTCGACGTGCCCCCTGacagcccccccccgccccgccggccccTAGCACAGAGGCACTCGTTggcgggggtggggggcacagcaGCGAGGCCGCCTGGCATGGCCCGGGGCCTGGCCCGCATGCACTCGCTgggggccccgggggggccACCCTGGGgtccccgtcccgtcccccTCCAGCGCTCCCTCTCCATGAagccccccgtgctgcccaaGCCCCTGCTGGTACCCGCGGCCCCTGGGCAGCCCTGA
- the SCNM1 gene encoding sodium channel modifier 1 isoform X1 — protein MSFKRDGDEPGQLAALQKRRVAELLASYIPEEEALLLRSGRYACTVCAHRPVFDTLEVLAVHRAGRKHLGSLQRCYGSERWREDTAQEQRHQELVRVEAAGTQGSPAPLLARTRRIAQSALLKAAPYNSCCRRTGAAGSGARGARTQPGPSTAQAPSQHRDAVEATPAALLPGQRSRQAGALKAASTHAGQGRKGKAAASSSQPSQPEALSPARRQALEQYLQLRSAGWIQDRSGKWVKDENAEFDSDEDEPPALLPA, from the exons ATGTCCTTCAAGCGGGACGGCGACGAGCCCGGGCAGCTGGCGGCGCTGCAG AAGCGGCGCGTGGCGGAGCTGCTGGCCAGCTACATCCCCGAGGAGGAGGCGCTGCTGCTGCGGAGCGGGAG GTACGCCTGCACCGTGTGTGCCCACCGGCCCGTCTTCGACACGCTGGAGGTGCTGGCGGTGCACCGGGCTGGCAGGAAGCACCTGGGCA gCCTGCAGCGCTGCTACGGCAGCGAGCGCTGGCGGGAGGACACGGCGCAGGAGCAGCGGCACCAGGAGCTGGTGCGGGTGGAGGCGGCGGGCACGCAG GGCTCCCCAGCCCCTTTGCTGGCCCGGACGAGGAGGATTGCCCAGAGTGCCCTGCTGAAGGCTGCTCCCTACAACAGCTGCTGCCGGAGGACAGG GGCAGCTGGAAGCGGCGCACGAGGGGCGAGGACCCAGCCGGGGCCGAGCACTGCCCAGGCTCCCTCTCAGCACAGGGACGCCGTggaggccacccctgcagccctgctgccagggcagcgCAGCCGGCAGGCAG GTGCACTGAAGGCAGCTTCCACCCACGCCGGGCAAGgcagaaaagggaaagcagcagcatcgTCCTCACAGCCGAGTCAGCCCGAGGCCCTCAGCCCCGCGAGGCGCCAGGCGCTGGAGCAATACCTGCAGCTGCGGAG CGCCGGCTGGATCCAGGATCGCTCTGGCAAGTGGGTGAAGGATGAGAACGCTGAGTTTGACTCCGATGAGGATGAGCCGcctgcactgctgccagcctga
- the SEMA6C gene encoding semaphorin-6C isoform X2: MLGVLLAFVLVVVPGAPRGVAQSFPRDLVPRSTVGLAATATYPRFGGLRGDNVTAQLGLDFQRMLRLNSTLFVAARDHIYAFDLGQDKRVLYPERQHLTWETRDRESCAMRGKLQDGCHNYIRVLVPRDARTLFACGTNAFNPVCRSYEARSLLQEGEELSGQARCPFDARQSNVALFADGSLYSATVADFQASDAVIYRSLGTRSPPLRTLKYSSRWLQEPHFVQALPYGPYIYFFFREIAVELGALGKVAVARVARVCRNDRGGSPRVLERRWTSFLKARLQCAVPGDAVFYFDVLEAVTLPHALHGRPAVLALFGTQPNSIPGSAVCAFYLADVERAFEGHFAEPRGAGGAWPPVPEERVPRPRPGCCAGMGSATAIVTSGDFPDETLAFAKEHPLLHGAVAPAGGRPLFTRTGTRLTQLAVDVGAGPRGNHTVLFLGAEDGRVLKVLAAPRSPGDIQNSGDPAAPGDTGEPGAEVLLLEEISLYEPRWCRGPRGASRVLGLELHTPGQELFVAFAGCLVRLPLSRCARHGACRRSCLAARDPYCVWLPPGGCVPFSEDLPAGFEQDIEGSTGLTGTCHDAPATGDSDGDRDLAHGVRQAVPGAVAAVPVPVLVGCVLGAFVLGALAAGLLAACTRRPAAPKGAPVPPAAPCPPPQPPAPRLYPPLPPHGGDRDWDLPELPTPEATPEPPARTPRERAAEPRRGLGTPGCPEPPGPGPPPKASLEERLQRLQGPGGAGWPLSPGPATTGSFANRVQPGVPLPSVPLPPRDGAPRRLDVPPDSPPPPRRPLAQRHSLAGVGGTAARPPGMARGLARMHSLGAPGGPPWGPRPVPLQRSLSMKPPVLPKPLLVPAAPGQP; encoded by the exons ATGctcggggtgctgctggccttcgTCCTCGTCGTGGTCCCCGGGGCCCCCAGGGGAGTGGCGCAGTCCTTCCCGCGGGACCTGGTGCCGCGCAGCACCGTGGGGCTGGCAG CCACCGCCACCTACCCCCGCTTCGGGGGTCTCCGGGGGGACAACGTCACCGCCCAGCTTGGCCTCGACTTCCAGCGCATGCTGCGCCTCAACAGCACCCTCTTCGTCGCCGCACG GGACCACATCTACGCCTTCGacctggggcaggacaagcgGGTGCTGTACCCTGAGCGG CAGCATCTCACCTGGGAGACGCGGGACAGGGAGAGCTGCGCCATGCGGGGCAAGCTGCAG GACGGGTGCCACAACTACATCCGCGTGCTGGTCCCGCGCGACGCCCGCACCCTCTTCGCCTGCGGGACCAACGCCTTCAACCCCGTCTGCCGCAGCTACGAG GCGcgcagcctgctgcaggagggcgAGGAGCTGAGCGGCCAGGCCCGGTGCCCCTTCGACGCCCGGCAGAGCAACGTCGCCCTCTTTGCTG aCGGCAGCCTCTACTCGGCCACCGTGGCTGACTTCCAGGCGAGCGACGCGGTCATCTACCGGAGCCTGggcacccgcagccccccgctgcGCACCCTCAAGTACAGCTCCCGCTGGCTGCAGG AGCCCCACTTCGTCCAGGCGCTGCCCTACGGCCCCTACATCTACTTCTTCTTCCGGGAGATCGCGGTGGAGCTCGGCGCGCTGGGCAAG GTGGCGGTGGCGCGGGTGGCCCGGGTGTGCCGCAACGACCGTGGGGGCTCCCCACGGGTGCTCGAGCGCCGCTGGACGTCCTTCCTGAAGGCACGGCTGCAGTGCGCCGTCCCCGGGGACGCCGTCTTCTACTTCGACGTCCTGGAGGCCGTGACGCTGCCCCACGCCCTGCACGGGCGCCCTGCTGTCCTAGCCCTCTTCGGCACCCAGCCCAACAG CATCCCCGGCTCGGCCGTCTGCGCCTTCTACCTGGCGGATGTGGAGCGGGCGTTCGAGGGACACTTCGCTGAGCCccgaggtgctgggggtgcctgGCCCCCCGTGCCCGAGGAGCGGGTGCCACGGCCCAG GCCTGGCTGCTGTGCCGGGATGGGCTCAGCCACTGCCATCGTCACCTCCGGGGACTTCCCCGATGAGACGCTGGCCTTCGCCAAGGAGCACCCGCTGCTGCACGGCGCCGTGGCCCCCGCCGGCGGGCGGCCCCTCTTCACCCGCACCGGCACCAG GCTGACCCAGCTGGCGGTGGATGTGGGCGCGGGGCCACGGGGGAACCACACCGTGCTCTTCCTGGGTGCCGAGGACGGGCGGGTGCTGAAGGTCCTGGCAGCCCCGCGTAGTCCCGGGGACATCCAGAACTCTGGGGACCCTGCAGCACCTGGTGACACCGGGGAGCCCGgtgcagaggtgctgctgctggaggagatcAGCCTCTACGAGCCCAGGTG GTGCCGGGGGCCACGTGGTGCCAGccgggtgctggggctggagctgcacaCGCCAGGCCAGGAGCTGTTCGTCGCCTTCGCCGGCTGCCTCGTGCGCCTGCCCCTGAGCCGCTGCGCCCGGCACGGGGCCTGCCGCCG gagctgcctggctgCCCGGGACCCCTACTGCGTCTGGCTGCCCCCTGGGGGCTGCGTCCCCTTCTCCGAGGACCTCCC GGCTGGCTTTGAGCAGGACATCGAGGGATCCACCGGGCTCACAGGGACCTGCCACG ATGCACCAGCTACAGGGGACAGTGACGGGGACAGGGACTTGGCCCACG gggtGCGCCAGGCGGTGCCGGGGGCTGTGgcggcggtgccggtgccggtgctggTGGGCTGCGTGCTGGGAGCCTTCGTGCTGGGcgccctggctgcagggctgctggcgGCCTGCACCCGCCGCCctgcagcacccaagggtgccccggtgccccccgccgccccgtgccccccgcccCAGCCGCCTGCCCCCCGCCTCTACCCACCGCTGCCGCCCCACGGAGGGGACCGTGACTGGGACCTCCCTGAGCTGCCCACCCCTGAGGCCACCCCGGAGCCCCCTGCCAGGACACCCCGGGAGCGGGCAGCAGAGCCCCGACGCGGCCtcggcaccccggggtgcccagAGCCCCCCGGGCCGGGACCCCCGCCCAAGGCCTCCCTGGAGGAAcggctgcagaggctgcaggggcCAGGGGGGGCAGGATGGCCGCTGTCCCCTGGCCCCGCAACCACCGGCTCCTTTGCCAACCGGGTGCAGCCCGGTGTCCCACTGCCCAgcgtccccctgcccccccggGACGGGGCACCCCGGCGCCTCGACGTGCCCCCTGacagcccccccccgccccgccggccccTAGCACAGAGGCACTCGTTggcgggggtggggggcacagcaGCGAGGCCGCCTGGCATGGCCCGGGGCCTGGCCCGCATGCACTCGCTgggggccccgggggggccACCCTGGGgtccccgtcccgtcccccTCCAGCGCTCCCTCTCCATGAagccccccgtgctgcccaaGCCCCTGCTGGTACCCGCGGCCCCTGGGCAGCCCTGA
- the LYSMD1 gene encoding lysM and putative peptidoglycan-binding domain-containing protein 1, whose amino-acid sequence MAGPPPARGAAGGREHRLEPGDTLPGLALRYGVTPEQILRANRLYASDPIFLKPTLLIPAPGGLRREEEAAAAAAAGGGAPADPGPPAPSRHELSAADFLRQLDADIGRSKAAAAAAQRLRAASTGAAEAEGTPRPESGDPRLGPRLGPRPLTRTPRAAALRDAEDEIFTL is encoded by the exons ATggcggggccccccccggcgcggggggcggcgggcggccgggAGCACCGGCTGGAGCCCGGGGACACGCTGCCGGGGCTGGCGCTGCGCTACGGGGTCACG CCGGAGCAGATCCTGCGCGCCAACCGGCTCTACGCCTCGGACCCCATCTTCCTCAAGCCCACGCTGCTCATcccggcaccgggggggctccgccgcgaggaggaggcggcggcggcggcggcggcgggggggggggcaccggcggaccccggcccccccgccccgtcccgccaCGAGCTCTCGGCCGCCGACTTCCTGCGGCAGCTGGACGCCGACATCGGGCGCTCcaaggcggcggcggcggcggctcaGCGGCTCCGCGCCGCCAGCACCGG CGCGGCCGAGGCCGAGGGCACCCCGCGCCCGGAGAGCGGGGACCCCCGGCTCGGCCCCCGGCTcggcccccggcccctcacCAGGACGCCGCGGGCGGCCGCGCTCCGAGACGCCGAGGACGAGATCTTCACCTTGTga
- the SEMA6C gene encoding semaphorin-6C isoform X3, with translation MLGVLLAFVLVVVPGAPRGVAQSFPRDLVPRSTVGLAATATYPRFGGLRGDNVTAQLGLDFQRMLRLNSTLFVAARDHIYAFDLGQDKRVLYPERQHLTWETRDRESCAMRGKLQDGCHNYIRVLVPRDARTLFACGTNAFNPVCRSYEARSLLQEGEELSGQARCPFDARQSNVALFADGSLYSATVADFQASDAVIYRSLGTRSPPLRTLKYSSRWLQEPHFVQALPYGPYIYFFFREIAVELGALGKVAVARVARVCRNDRGGSPRVLERRWTSFLKARLQCAVPGDAVFYFDVLEAVTLPHALHGRPAVLALFGTQPNSIPGSAVCAFYLADVERAFEGHFAEPRGAGGAWPPVPEERVPRPRPGCCAGMGSATAIVTSGDFPDETLAFAKEHPLLHGAVAPAGGRPLFTRTGTRLTQLAVDVGAGPRGNHTVLFLGAEDGRVLKVLAAPRSPGDIQNSGDPAAPGDTGEPGAEVLLLEEISLYEPRWCRGPRGASRVLGLELHTPGQELFVAFAGCLVRLPLSRCARHGACRRSCLAARDPYCVWLPPGGCVPFSEDLPAGFEQDIEGSTGLTGTCHDAPATGDSDGDRDLAHAPKGAPVPPAAPCPPPQPPAPRLYPPLPPHGGDRDWDLPELPTPEATPEPPARTPRERAAEPRRGLGTPGCPEPPGPGPPPKASLEERLQRLQGPGGAGWPLSPGPATTGSFANRVQPGVPLPSVPLPPRDGAPRRLDVPPDSPPPPRRPLAQRHSLAGVGGTAARPPGMARGLARMHSLGAPGGPPWGPRPVPLQRSLSMKPPVLPKPLLVPAAPGQP, from the exons ATGctcggggtgctgctggccttcgTCCTCGTCGTGGTCCCCGGGGCCCCCAGGGGAGTGGCGCAGTCCTTCCCGCGGGACCTGGTGCCGCGCAGCACCGTGGGGCTGGCAG CCACCGCCACCTACCCCCGCTTCGGGGGTCTCCGGGGGGACAACGTCACCGCCCAGCTTGGCCTCGACTTCCAGCGCATGCTGCGCCTCAACAGCACCCTCTTCGTCGCCGCACG GGACCACATCTACGCCTTCGacctggggcaggacaagcgGGTGCTGTACCCTGAGCGG CAGCATCTCACCTGGGAGACGCGGGACAGGGAGAGCTGCGCCATGCGGGGCAAGCTGCAG GACGGGTGCCACAACTACATCCGCGTGCTGGTCCCGCGCGACGCCCGCACCCTCTTCGCCTGCGGGACCAACGCCTTCAACCCCGTCTGCCGCAGCTACGAG GCGcgcagcctgctgcaggagggcgAGGAGCTGAGCGGCCAGGCCCGGTGCCCCTTCGACGCCCGGCAGAGCAACGTCGCCCTCTTTGCTG aCGGCAGCCTCTACTCGGCCACCGTGGCTGACTTCCAGGCGAGCGACGCGGTCATCTACCGGAGCCTGggcacccgcagccccccgctgcGCACCCTCAAGTACAGCTCCCGCTGGCTGCAGG AGCCCCACTTCGTCCAGGCGCTGCCCTACGGCCCCTACATCTACTTCTTCTTCCGGGAGATCGCGGTGGAGCTCGGCGCGCTGGGCAAG GTGGCGGTGGCGCGGGTGGCCCGGGTGTGCCGCAACGACCGTGGGGGCTCCCCACGGGTGCTCGAGCGCCGCTGGACGTCCTTCCTGAAGGCACGGCTGCAGTGCGCCGTCCCCGGGGACGCCGTCTTCTACTTCGACGTCCTGGAGGCCGTGACGCTGCCCCACGCCCTGCACGGGCGCCCTGCTGTCCTAGCCCTCTTCGGCACCCAGCCCAACAG CATCCCCGGCTCGGCCGTCTGCGCCTTCTACCTGGCGGATGTGGAGCGGGCGTTCGAGGGACACTTCGCTGAGCCccgaggtgctgggggtgcctgGCCCCCCGTGCCCGAGGAGCGGGTGCCACGGCCCAG GCCTGGCTGCTGTGCCGGGATGGGCTCAGCCACTGCCATCGTCACCTCCGGGGACTTCCCCGATGAGACGCTGGCCTTCGCCAAGGAGCACCCGCTGCTGCACGGCGCCGTGGCCCCCGCCGGCGGGCGGCCCCTCTTCACCCGCACCGGCACCAG GCTGACCCAGCTGGCGGTGGATGTGGGCGCGGGGCCACGGGGGAACCACACCGTGCTCTTCCTGGGTGCCGAGGACGGGCGGGTGCTGAAGGTCCTGGCAGCCCCGCGTAGTCCCGGGGACATCCAGAACTCTGGGGACCCTGCAGCACCTGGTGACACCGGGGAGCCCGgtgcagaggtgctgctgctggaggagatcAGCCTCTACGAGCCCAGGTG GTGCCGGGGGCCACGTGGTGCCAGccgggtgctggggctggagctgcacaCGCCAGGCCAGGAGCTGTTCGTCGCCTTCGCCGGCTGCCTCGTGCGCCTGCCCCTGAGCCGCTGCGCCCGGCACGGGGCCTGCCGCCG gagctgcctggctgCCCGGGACCCCTACTGCGTCTGGCTGCCCCCTGGGGGCTGCGTCCCCTTCTCCGAGGACCTCCC GGCTGGCTTTGAGCAGGACATCGAGGGATCCACCGGGCTCACAGGGACCTGCCACG ATGCACCAGCTACAGGGGACAGTGACGGGGACAGGGACTTGGCCCACG cacccaagggtgccccggtgccccccgccgccccgtgccccccgcccCAGCCGCCTGCCCCCCGCCTCTACCCACCGCTGCCGCCCCACGGAGGGGACCGTGACTGGGACCTCCCTGAGCTGCCCACCCCTGAGGCCACCCCGGAGCCCCCTGCCAGGACACCCCGGGAGCGGGCAGCAGAGCCCCGACGCGGCCtcggcaccccggggtgcccagAGCCCCCCGGGCCGGGACCCCCGCCCAAGGCCTCCCTGGAGGAAcggctgcagaggctgcaggggcCAGGGGGGGCAGGATGGCCGCTGTCCCCTGGCCCCGCAACCACCGGCTCCTTTGCCAACCGGGTGCAGCCCGGTGTCCCACTGCCCAgcgtccccctgcccccccggGACGGGGCACCCCGGCGCCTCGACGTGCCCCCTGacagcccccccccgccccgccggccccTAGCACAGAGGCACTCGTTggcgggggtggggggcacagcaGCGAGGCCGCCTGGCATGGCCCGGGGCCTGGCCCGCATGCACTCGCTgggggccccgggggggccACCCTGGGgtccccgtcccgtcccccTCCAGCGCTCCCTCTCCATGAagccccccgtgctgcccaaGCCCCTGCTGGTACCCGCGGCCCCTGGGCAGCCCTGA
- the SCNM1 gene encoding sodium channel modifier 1 isoform X2, translating to MSFKRDGDEPGQLAALQKRRVAELLASYIPEEEALLLRSGRYACTVCAHRPVFDTLEVLAVHRAGRKHLGRLPSPFAGPDEEDCPECPAEGCSLQQLLPEDRGSWKRRTRGEDPAGAEHCPGSLSAQGRRGGHPCSPAARAAQPAGRCTEGSFHPRRARQKRESSSIVLTAESARGPQPREAPGAGAIPAAAERRLDPGSLWQVGEG from the exons ATGTCCTTCAAGCGGGACGGCGACGAGCCCGGGCAGCTGGCGGCGCTGCAG AAGCGGCGCGTGGCGGAGCTGCTGGCCAGCTACATCCCCGAGGAGGAGGCGCTGCTGCTGCGGAGCGGGAG GTACGCCTGCACCGTGTGTGCCCACCGGCCCGTCTTCGACACGCTGGAGGTGCTGGCGGTGCACCGGGCTGGCAGGAAGCACCTGGGCA GGCTCCCCAGCCCCTTTGCTGGCCCGGACGAGGAGGATTGCCCAGAGTGCCCTGCTGAAGGCTGCTCCCTACAACAGCTGCTGCCGGAGGACAGG GGCAGCTGGAAGCGGCGCACGAGGGGCGAGGACCCAGCCGGGGCCGAGCACTGCCCAGGCTCCCTCTCAGCACAGGGACGCCGTggaggccacccctgcagccctgctgccagggcagcgCAGCCGGCAGGCAG GTGCACTGAAGGCAGCTTCCACCCACGCCGGGCAAGgcagaaaagggaaagcagcagcatcgTCCTCACAGCCGAGTCAGCCCGAGGCCCTCAGCCCCGCGAGGCGCCAGGCGCTGGAGCAATACCTGCAGCTGCGGAG CGCCGGCTGGATCCAGGATCGCTCTGGCAAGTGGGTGAAGGATGA